TCGCCGTGGCCTGCATCCTGGCGGAAATGCGTCTCGACCACGAGACGCTGATGGCGGCGTTGCTGCACGACGTCATCGAAGACACCCCGGCCACCTATCAAGATATGGAACAGCTGTTCGGCAAGAGCGTCGCCGAACTGGTCGAGGGCGTCTCCAAGCTCGACAAGCTGAAGTTCCAGGACAAGAAAGAAGCGCAGGCGGAAAACTTCCGCAAGATGATCATGGCGATGGTGCAGGATATCCGCGTCGTGCTGATCAAGCTGGCCGACCGTACGCACAACATGCGCACCCTCGGTTCGCTGCGCCCCGACAAACGCCGGCGCATCGCGCGTGAAACCCTGGAAATCTACAGCCCCCTCGCCCACCGCCTGGGTATTCATCACCTGAAAACCGAGCTGGAAGAGCTGGGCTTCGAGGCGCTGTACCCAAACCGCTACCGCGTGATCAAGGAAGTGGTGAAAGCCGCGCGCGGCAACCGCAAAGAGATGATTCAAAAAATCCTCTCCGAGATCGAAGGGCGGCTGACGGAAGCCGGCATCGCCTGCCGCGTCAGCGGGCGGGAAAAACACCTCTATTCCATCTACCTCAAGATGCACCTGAAAGAACAGCGTTTTCATTCCATCATGGATATCTACGCGTTCCGGGTGATCGTCAAAGAGGTCGATACCTGCTACCGCGTGCTCGGCCAGGTGCACAGCCTGTATAAACCGCGCCCGGGGCGGGTGAAAGATTACATCGCCATTCCCAAGGCCAACGGCTATCAATCGCTGCATACCTCGCTGATCGGCCCGCACGGCGTGCCGGTCGAAGTGCAGATCCGCACCGAAGACATGGATCAGATGGCTGAGATGGGGGTGGCCGCGCACTGGGCTTACAAGGAAAGAGAACAGGGCGAAACCGGCACCACGGCGCAGATCCGTGCCCAGCGCTGGATGCAAAGCCTGCTGGAGCTGCAGCAAAGCGCCGGCAGTTCGTTTGAATTTATCGAGAGCGTCAAATCCGATCTGTTCCCGGATGAGATTTACGTTTTCACCCCGGAAGGCCGCATCGTCGAGCTGCCCGCCGGCGCCACGCCGGTCGACTTCGCCTATGCGGTGCATACCGATATCGGCCATGCCTGCGTCGGCGCGCGCGTCGATCGTCAGCCGTACCCGCTGTCGCAGTCGCTGACCAGCGGCCAGACCGTCGAGATCATCACCGCGCCGGGCGCGCGGCCCAACGCCGCCTGGCTGAACTTCGTGGTGAGCTCGAAAGCGCGCGCCAAGATTCGCCAGATGTTGAAGAACCTCAAGCGCGACGACTCCGTCGGCCTCGGCCGCCGTCTGCTCAACCATGCGTTGGGCGGCAGCCGCAAACTGGCCGAAATCCCGCAGGAAAACATTCAGCACGAGCTGGACCGCATGAAGCTGGCGACGCTGGACGATCTGCTGGCGGAAATCGGCCTCGGCAACGCCATGAGCGTGGTGGTGGCGAAGAACCTGCAGGGCGATCAGTCCAGCCTGGGCACCTCTTCCGGCGTGCGCAACCTGGCCATCAAGGGCGCCGACGGCGTATTGATCACCTTCGCCAAGTGCTGCCGTCCGATTCCGGGCGACCCGATTATCGCTCACGTCAGCCCGGGCAAAGGGCTGGTGATCCACCATGAATCCTGCCGCAATATTCGCGGCTATCAGAAAGAGCCTGAGAAGTTCATGGCGGTCGAGTGGGATAAAGAGACCGAGCAGGAGTTCATCGCCGAGATCAAGGTGGATATGTTTAACCACCAGGGCGCGCTGGCCAACCTGACGGCGGCGATCAACGCGGCCGAGTCCAATATTCAGAGCCTGAACACCGAAGAGAAAGACGGTCGGGTTTATAGCGCCTTTATCCGCTTGACCACCCGCGATCGCATCCATTTGGCAAACATTATGCGTAAAATCCGTATCATGCCGGATGTGATCAAAGTTAACCGCAACCGAA
Above is a window of Serratia nematodiphila DZ0503SBS1 DNA encoding:
- the spoT gene encoding bifunctional GTP diphosphokinase/guanosine-3',5'-bis pyrophosphate 3'-pyrophosphohydrolase, producing MYLFESLNLLIQRYLPEEQIKRLKQAYLVARDAHEGQTRSSGEPYITHPVAVACILAEMRLDHETLMAALLHDVIEDTPATYQDMEQLFGKSVAELVEGVSKLDKLKFQDKKEAQAENFRKMIMAMVQDIRVVLIKLADRTHNMRTLGSLRPDKRRRIARETLEIYSPLAHRLGIHHLKTELEELGFEALYPNRYRVIKEVVKAARGNRKEMIQKILSEIEGRLTEAGIACRVSGREKHLYSIYLKMHLKEQRFHSIMDIYAFRVIVKEVDTCYRVLGQVHSLYKPRPGRVKDYIAIPKANGYQSLHTSLIGPHGVPVEVQIRTEDMDQMAEMGVAAHWAYKEREQGETGTTAQIRAQRWMQSLLELQQSAGSSFEFIESVKSDLFPDEIYVFTPEGRIVELPAGATPVDFAYAVHTDIGHACVGARVDRQPYPLSQSLTSGQTVEIITAPGARPNAAWLNFVVSSKARAKIRQMLKNLKRDDSVGLGRRLLNHALGGSRKLAEIPQENIQHELDRMKLATLDDLLAEIGLGNAMSVVVAKNLQGDQSSLGTSSGVRNLAIKGADGVLITFAKCCRPIPGDPIIAHVSPGKGLVIHHESCRNIRGYQKEPEKFMAVEWDKETEQEFIAEIKVDMFNHQGALANLTAAINAAESNIQSLNTEEKDGRVYSAFIRLTTRDRIHLANIMRKIRIMPDVIKVNRNRN